A genomic segment from Spinacia oleracea cultivar Varoflay chromosome 3, BTI_SOV_V1, whole genome shotgun sequence encodes:
- the LOC110803297 gene encoding probable isoaspartyl peptidase/L-asparaginase 2 isoform X1 yields MGKWAIALHGGAGLDPHLPLHRQEEAKNLLAHCLNLGISALRSNLSALDVVELVVRELETDPLFNSGRGAVLTEKGTVEMEASIMDGPKRRFGAVSGLSTVKNPVSLARLVMDKSPHSYLAFSGAEEFAQQQGVEMMEKEYFITQDNVGMLKQAKEAKAILFDYRIPTTGLDSCGAEAENENPMMMNGVPLSVYAAETVGCVVVDIEGRCAAATSTGGLINKMVGRIGDSPIIGSGTYACKLCAISCTGEGESILRGTLARDVAAVMEYKGLKLQEAVDFVIKERLDDGGKAGLIAVSNLGEVAFGFNTNGMFRATATQDGFMEIAVWE; encoded by the exons ATGGGAAAATGGGCGATAGCATTGCACGGTGGCGCAGGTCTCGATCCCCACCTACCTTTACATAGGCAAGAGGAAGCCAAAAACCTTCTTGCTCATTGTCTTAACCTTGGCATTTCTGCTCTTCGCTCCAATCTTTCTGCCCTTGATGTCGTTGAACTTGTT GTTCGGGAGTTGGAGACTGATCCTCTATTTAACTCAGGCCGTGGTGCAGTGCTAACTGAAAAAGGCACGGTGGAGATGGAGGCAAGTATCATGGATGGGCCAAAACGAAGGTTCGGTGCTGTATCGGGTTTGAGCACGGTGAAGAACCCGGTTTCATTGGCTCGACTCGTTATGGATAAATCTCCTCACTCTTATCTCGCCTTCTCTGGAGCAGAGGAATTTGCCCAACAACAG GGCGTGGAGATGATGGAGAAAGAGTATTTCATTACACAAGACAACGTGGGGATGCTTAAGCAAGCCAAGGAAGCTAAAGCCATCCTG TTTGACTATAGGATACCAACAACGGGGTTAGACAGTTGTGGCGCAGAGGCAGAGAATGAAAATCCAATGATGATGAATGGTGTACCCTTAAGCGTGTATGCGGCAGAGACAGTAGGATGTGTGGTGGTGGATATTGAAGGGAGGTGTGCGGCAGCAACGTCAACAGGAGGTCTGATAAATAAGATGGTTGGAAGAATAGGAGATTCTCCGATCATTGGGTCAGGGACATACGCATGTAAATTATGTGCAATTTCATGTACAGGAGAAGGGGAATCTATATTACGAGGAACACTGGCTCGTGATGTAGCTGCTGTAATGGAGTACAAAGGATTAAAGCTTCAGGAGGCAGTTGACTTTGTCATTAAGGAGAGACTTGATGATGGTGGCAAAGCTGGCCTTATTGCTGTGTCTAATCTTGGGGAAGTGGCTTTTGGGTTTAATACAAATGGTATGTTTAGAGCTACTGCTACTCAAGATGGCTTCATGGAGATTGCTGTTTGGGAGTAG
- the LOC110803297 gene encoding probable isoaspartyl peptidase/L-asparaginase 2 isoform X2 has protein sequence MEASIMDGPKRRFGAVSGLSTVKNPVSLARLVMDKSPHSYLAFSGAEEFAQQQGVEMMEKEYFITQDNVGMLKQAKEAKAILFDYRIPTTGLDSCGAEAENENPMMMNGVPLSVYAAETVGCVVVDIEGRCAAATSTGGLINKMVGRIGDSPIIGSGTYACKLCAISCTGEGESILRGTLARDVAAVMEYKGLKLQEAVDFVIKERLDDGGKAGLIAVSNLGEVAFGFNTNGMFRATATQDGFMEIAVWE, from the exons ATGGAGGCAAGTATCATGGATGGGCCAAAACGAAGGTTCGGTGCTGTATCGGGTTTGAGCACGGTGAAGAACCCGGTTTCATTGGCTCGACTCGTTATGGATAAATCTCCTCACTCTTATCTCGCCTTCTCTGGAGCAGAGGAATTTGCCCAACAACAG GGCGTGGAGATGATGGAGAAAGAGTATTTCATTACACAAGACAACGTGGGGATGCTTAAGCAAGCCAAGGAAGCTAAAGCCATCCTG TTTGACTATAGGATACCAACAACGGGGTTAGACAGTTGTGGCGCAGAGGCAGAGAATGAAAATCCAATGATGATGAATGGTGTACCCTTAAGCGTGTATGCGGCAGAGACAGTAGGATGTGTGGTGGTGGATATTGAAGGGAGGTGTGCGGCAGCAACGTCAACAGGAGGTCTGATAAATAAGATGGTTGGAAGAATAGGAGATTCTCCGATCATTGGGTCAGGGACATACGCATGTAAATTATGTGCAATTTCATGTACAGGAGAAGGGGAATCTATATTACGAGGAACACTGGCTCGTGATGTAGCTGCTGTAATGGAGTACAAAGGATTAAAGCTTCAGGAGGCAGTTGACTTTGTCATTAAGGAGAGACTTGATGATGGTGGCAAAGCTGGCCTTATTGCTGTGTCTAATCTTGGGGAAGTGGCTTTTGGGTTTAATACAAATGGTATGTTTAGAGCTACTGCTACTCAAGATGGCTTCATGGAGATTGCTGTTTGGGAGTAG